The Schistocerca gregaria isolate iqSchGreg1 chromosome X, iqSchGreg1.2, whole genome shotgun sequence nucleotide sequence CAGCTCATTTTTGGAGAAGACTGTATGAAATGATGCATTAATATGTTACAAAATGCATCATACTTCTCATTTGTTCTCTGTGCTTTCATTGTTTCTGTCAATCTTCTTTCCTCAGTGTTATTTTAAAAATGTTCATGTTTTGTATATTTGTAGTCCTCACACttcttttgtcttgctttgttGCTGTTTTTGAGCACACATTTTTGAAGATACAAAACATTAACTCATGATGATCAGAGATTGCTGTTTGCTGAACTTttacttcacactttttattttcaatgttgGTGATAATGTTATTAATAATGGTCTGACTCTGATCAGTCACTCTTATATGTATATTTACTATTATCTTTATATTACACTGTAGTAGCGTTTCTTTTAATTCTTGTTTTAGTTTGATTCTTTAGTCTCCACGTATTACAGCATACTTCTTTTAAACTTCAGTAATAATTTTGCTAGTTTTTCCTGCAGTGTTACCACTTGGACGCCTGTATACACAGAATATTCGTAGTTCTTCACTCATCATGCCAGTAATTTCAGAATCTTTTTCAATGCAAGCTGGAACGTTTATACATTTACAGTGCTGAGTATATTGTAAACTACCAACTTCCTTCTTGTATACAGCACCACCTCTACCTTTATGTTTTGGTCTACAGAAATAATTAATGATATCGTAGTCTCCTATTATTAGATTCTAAAGTTCTGCTTCATTTAGTCCATGCTTGCTAGGGCATAACACATCTGTTTGTTGACTAGATATTGAATGTTTGGTACACGACTTTAATGTTAATTTCCTTTGAAAACTTCTGTACTGCTGAAAATCTCTTCTAGTTGGATACTGACATTTGATGATAGTGTATTCGTTATTATTTACTTTGTCCTACTTCTCTTTCACTGACtgtggaataaaaattattttggtaagaCATGGGGAACTGCTCATACTCTTTGACaagcatgatttcctgtcagagaggtcaacgTTCGAAGTAACTGATGGACAGTCACTGAGTAAAATAGAACTGATTTCTGACGTTTCCCAAGGTAGTTTATAGACCTTCTGATGTTCCCTATTTACTCatgtaaacgattttggagacaatctgagtaaccattTTCGGTTCTTTGCAGACGGTGCTGTCGATTATcgtttagtaaaatcatcagaagatcaaaacaaattgcaaatcgaTTTCTGTGTAGAATGAAAATTGGCAATTTACTCTAAACAATGGAAACTGTGAGATTAATCACATCAGTGCCgacaggaatccgttaaacttcggttactcgataaatcaatcaaatctaaaggtaaTAAATTCGACACAACTTAAATGGAAagcacacacagaaaatattgtggggaaggtgaactaaAGACTAAGTTTTTTACCGGAACactaagaaggtgcaacagatccgcAGGAGGGActgctacattacacttgtctgttcaCTTTTGTGGTACTTCTGAACATTGTGGGATCCTTAACGGGCTTCACGGAGAAAATTCAGagaaaggaagcacgttttgtattatcaagaaataaggGAGAGAGCGTGCTGGTCATGTTActtgatttggggtggacatcattgaaacaaagacgtttctcgtgggaccttctcacgaaatttcaatcactaactttctcctccgaatgcgaaaataaaatattttgttgacggcgacctacatagagagaaacgatcatcataatagaaAAAGGAAATCAGATCTCGCGTGAAAAGAGtgtaataacagagaattattggaaAGGTAAtttgatgaaccctccgccagtgtggtttgcagagtagccatgtagatataTATGTACTTCGTAAGAATAAGGTactagtcgtgtttcacaggaacgatatgttctgaatccatgttgactatTTCTCAGTAAGTCGTTTTCTTCGAAGTGATTTATAATTTTGGAGGCAGTATATGAACGAAAACCCAACTGCAAACcgtcgttagtgatatgggtctataattcagcggattactcctgtttcctctgTGTGGGCTTGGCCGATGGGCTatagttttgtttgtttctgattCTGAATTTTCAATGCCTTACCTGAAAGCAGAGGAAGTCGCAATACCACGAATTTTGCTTACATAGTTCTTCGACCCCGTCGTCAGATCGAATGGATTTCATTACATTGCTTAGCTCTTTGCGGCAAACAGTCCGCAACGAATTTTCTTCTGGTTTCCCTATTTACCGTTGGGTCAACAGCCTGTAATTTCTCTTGCAAAGAATTATAAGCAGGTGCCTTCTTAGCTCCATCGCTGTAtcccttccttttaatttttcaCAAGCATGTGTTACTcttataatttttaataaattcacCATCGAACTCTATACCGGTCTGACGGGTGTTTGCCATTTCGAAGTTGATCGTGCACACACATGTGAGAAACACTAGACTGAACAAACTGCTAATTCAAACACGTTTCTCTTTCCCACACGCTACAAGTTGTCTGCGCAGACGTGGTTGGTGCCCAGAAACATGTGCAATTTTGCTCAAACGTCTTTAACTCCCAACTTCCACGTTTGCGCACATTTCATATCTGCACAAATCTCCTATCCACACACATCATTCTATCTGCGTAGATGTTTTGTGCGTAGATAGACGGTTGCGTGTGGACAAGCCTTTAAATCAATATGCCTGTATGCTACTCTAACCTTGGTAAGAAAAGACAATAATTCCTCGTATCGATTTGTCTGCGCATACGTCACGTGCGCAGACAGACTTTTGCGTGGGGGCGGGCCTAGAAGACAGTACGCGTGTATACCACTACAGCCTTGGGTCTGATAAGAAAAGAATTCCTGTACAACTCTCTTCTCAATCAACTCTTTCATTATTTCTCGAATAACTGCCCCTATAAAGTAAGCAATGGCCAGAGTATCATATTTCAGTGAGTTGTAAGACccataaaatacataaaacaagACAATCTAGAAAAAAAGTAAGGTGCTGAAAGTTGCTACTTTAGACACAGCTGATGACAGCGTCGATGTTGTAGATTATCGGTTCTTTCCGTGGACGTTCGGGATCTTGGAGACTGTAGGAGTTAGCCACGAGTTGGAACAGGTGATCAGCTGTTTTCCCACATTGTATGTCTTTTCAAAGAAGTTACTTTGTGTGGACGTGTCTATGACAGCGTCACTGGGGGTGTTTTGAAACAGTGTTTGTGGTAAATTTTAAAGGTGTAGTGTTTACATCTGTAAGCGTTCAATTAATATTTGCGAAGCGTTTACAAACGTATTGGTGACCAGGTTAGTAGCGCGTTATGCATACTAAAATATGAAACTTTTCAAATATTTACAGCGACTATAAAGTTTTTGTTCGGAATTTTTCCTTGAGCGCGACTTATGTGTTTGAACCAATAGTGAAACTTTAATCCGAACCGTTCTGTTTTAAATAGTATATAACCTGCTTTCAAATTTCGAGTGAAAACTTGTAGAGTCACATACTATACGATTACCGTTCACCGGAACAGGCTGACGCAATCGAAGTCTAAAGCCTGCCACTTAAACGCAGGCACATTAAAATCTGCTACGAATGCTGGGTGTAATGCGTTAACTCTGTGAAGTTCTGTATAGAGTGAAATAAAAAGCGTGGTGCTTGATATGTGAACAAGTGTTGACATTTTTCTCTTCAATAAGAGTGAGTTTCCTACCAAGAGTCTGTATTGTTTGGATCGGCTTCTCAGTTTTTGCTCACTCACGGTAGAGCATTTTCTGTGAATAAAAATGGAATTGCTCTATGAATAGGATTCCACTTTAAATTGTGATTGTCTGTATAATCCGTCAGTTGAAATGAATGCCACTGTGGATGAAGTAAGGTGAAACATGTTTCCTATCCATGGTTTTCTTTGTGTTGTTATTTCTCTTACGCCATATGATACCTTCAGTTACAATACTGTTCAGGAGCAATTCtttgaattgttacacaaatgatcTCTCTCGCAAGGAAGTTGCTTTTTTAAGCCAACAATAATCTCTATACGCACACAATACTGAAAAGGGTTACAACTGATTTAATGTAGTTTGTGACTCCATGTAATTCCAttcaatgtaattttcaatgttgcTATCTAGATTTGTGTGGATTTGGTACAGACATGGTTTCCGTATACCAAAAATTAAATTTGAACTTTGGGTGTATATCTGATTTTACTATCAACTAATGCTTAACATCCTATTTTTGTAGTCATTTTGTCTTTCGACACTTTAAATGATGATATTGTATACACCAACTACGGGAAATGAATATTTGCAAATAACAACCCACAAACATAAGTTATATGTAATTTGTGAAAGAATTGATTAAGAAATGACATTGTTAATGCTAATAGGTGATTCACAGAGACCCGTAAGAGGGAGATTAGGACACACATTCAGGTATCGAACACAAGTGCAATGATGTATCTTCTCGTCCTTTTTGAACTTTTTAATTACATTATGCATATTCCATGGATCTCCTGGAGGGTGGTCTCTCAGATGTGTAAAGAAGTCAGATATgtgtatttattttaatgaaagtgTATTATTGCAAATTGACTGAACTCACTGTATTACAGTGTTAACTGTAATTACAAACTAACTTAAAACATCAGGTTTAAAATATTCTGTGAAGATGGGTTTAAAAGATTCTGTGAAGATGCTCTTCACCAGAATAGGGGAAGCTGACCAACAGAAAGTAGTGTAATAATGTAATTCAGCCTTAAAGTCCACTGCTTTATCTACATGGCATTAATTTTCTCTGGGCAGTTGTTGAATCCATGGGTACTATTGCAttaaactcctttttgtactagTGTTAGCTCCTTGGTGTCTTTGTAGTGCTTGTTTATGGCCCAAAGGTTCCAATTTAAAGAGACATTGGCAATGACAAAGGAGATCAACAAATATGTGTATTATGAAGTAGTTGTCAGAATACCGAGTTTTATGAAGAGACCTTTGCATAATGTTTCAGAGTTCATACCAGATTTAATTCTTATATTGTGCTTctgtattctgaaaatattttcccTGTGCATCTAATTTCCACAGAAAATGATTCCATAACTCACTGTGAAAGGAAATGTGCAGATATATTTAGTTATCAGGCCACTAGGAACATAATTATACATTGAGGTATActcaggtgacgaaagtcatggaatgGCGATTTGCACatatactatgtgataaaaagtatctgggcaCCCTCATAaacaggtttttcatattaggtggtctgtgctgccacctactgccaggtactccacatcagtgacctcagtagtcagtagacatcatgagagagcaggaaTGCAGCCtttcgcagaactcacggacttcagacGTGGTcaagttattgggtgtcacttgggtcatatgtctgtatgggagatttccacactcctaaacatccctaggtccactgcttccaaaatgatagtgaagtggagatgtgaagggacacttacagcgcaaaagcatacaggccgacctcatctgttgatagACAGAcctccaacagttgaagagggtcgtaatgtgttataggcagacatctatcaagaccatcataCAGGAGTTCCAATCTGCAtcaactgaaagtactatgacagttaagcaggaggtgagaaaacttgggtttcacggTCAAacaactgctcataagccacacatcatgctgtttCATGCCAAattactcctcgcttggtgtaaggaatgtaaacattgaACAATTGACCAGTGGAAAGACTTTGTGTGGGGTAacagatcacggtacacaatgtggcaatctgatagTAGGTATGGATACGGTGAATGCCgagtgaacgtcatctcccagcttgtgtagcgccaacagtaaaattcggatgtggtggtgttatggtgtggttgtgtttttcatggaggggacttgcacctcttgttgttttgcttgacactatcgcagcacaggcctacactgaagtTTTACACACTCTCTtgtttcccactgtcgaagagcaattcggggatggctattgcatctttcaccacgatcaagcacctgttcataatgtacggcctgtggcggaggggttacacgacaataacattcttgtaatggactggcctgcacagagtcctgatctgaatcctatagaacacctttgggatgttttggaacgccaacttcataCCTGGCCTCACCGACTgataccgatacctctcctcagtgcagcgttccatgaagaatgggctgccattccccaagaaaccttctagcacctgactgaacgtatgcttgtgaTAGTgacagctgtcaccaaggctaagggtgggcgaacaccttattgaattccaacattacctatggagggtgccatgaacttgaaagtcattttcagccaggtgttcggatacatttgatcacacagtgtatacagatggtggtagtattgtgtATACAAGGCATTAAAATGCAGTGCATTtggggagctgtcatttatactcgggtgattcacgtgaaaagttttccaacatgattatggcggCATGACAAATTAACTGACTTTCAACTCAGAATGGTGTTCAAGCTAAGTGGAAGGACAgtttggaaatcattaggaaatcCAATATTTAAATATCCACAACGTCAAGAGTGTTtcaagaataccaagtttcaggcattacttttcataaaGGACAGAGAGCAGTGGAGTATgaatggagttgtcagtgctaacagacaagcaacactgcatgaaataccaCCAGGAATCACTATGTTATGTACAAAAATCTTAATCATTAGAATGGTGTGGCAAAATTTGGattaatggcagcagacgactgactcgagtgcctttgttaaGAGCATGGCAtagcttgcagtgcctctcctgggctcgtggctatactggttggaccctagatgattgaaaaactgtggcttggtcagaCGAGTTCCAATTTCAGcgggtaagagctgatgggaggaTTTGATTGTGGTGCAGATGCCATGGAGCTaaattgtcaacaaagcactgtgtaagCTCGTGGTGGCTCCGTATGGggtgggctgtgtgtacatggaatggattgggtttcCTGGCCCGGGTGGAATGAtgatttactggaaatggttatgttcagctacttggagaccatttgcagccattcatgggctgcatgttcacaaacaatgatggaatttttatcgatgacaatatgccatgtcaccggaccacagttgtttgaaattggtttgaagaacattctggacaattcaagcaaatgatttagCCATCCATATTGCCTGATGTGAATCCCAACAAATGTTTATGGGTCACAATCAAGAGAGAAGTTTGTGCACAAAACCCTACACCAGCAATACTTTTGCAATTCTAAAtttctatagaggcagcatggctcaatatctctgcaggggacttatGAATGACGTGTTGAGTCCTTGCCATgccaagttgctgcactacactaggTGAAATAAAGTcaaacatgatattaggaggtagcccatgacttgtcacctcagtgtatatagggtgtcccagaggaatggtcaatattcagcaaTGTGACAGCAACTACCATCCAAAGTGAAAAGCCTAAAGCctagtgaacatgggctctgaaatgtgtatcttaagagctaggagcacttaagctttgatactgtgaaaaaatctcttctactgcaagctctttgctttccatgtttggttagaaggtagtatggacaaaaagaaaaaaaaaatctagtaaacatgggctcaaaaatgcaTACTGTGAGAACTGTGAGCATGGGTTCAGTAGATGAGGTGCTTTTCACAGTAGCAaaaatgaacaagtgttcatagcttttaaggtatgcactttagatccTATGCTTAACAGATCTTTTTGCTTTGAATGTTCATTCCTCTTATgtacctgaatattgaccattcctcctgggacatcctgtatacatACAGTCAGCAAACTTTTGATTGTGCACTAATTTGCTAATAGAGGAGAGTTTGTGTATTGTACCAAGCAGATTTCTTCATTGTGGATGGTGAGCTTTATTTTCTGAGGAGTAGATGGCACTAGAAAATCCATCACCCATTTCAGCATAAAGATCCTGAATACTGCATAGTTAAATAAAGCACAGTGTTCAATAATGGCTATGACTGTGTCACCATGCACTGAATTATTTTAGTTGAAAGTTTGATATTGGCTGCACTGGACACAAAAGATTGTCCCCCACCACTTTTTGTTGCATATAAGCACCAACAATCCTTGATGCTGATTGATTGATTGTTTTTTTACTGATCCAGTGTTATTGTACAGCACAAACTGTAAAATTGTTACTGAACAGGTAAAGGAAAGCTGCAATAATCCAAATTAAAGTTAGATACCtattcttaaaatttaaattttaactaTTGGATATCTactagttttcatttcttctggtaTCTTATTATGTAGAATAACACCAATTATTATGCTCCTCTAATAGGCTGTCATtgtgtgatatttttgatgtatatttgatttccTTCTGGTTCAATAGTGGTGTACATTTTCGTTCCGTAGTTGTTTGCCTGTTTTCAAGAGGTGGTCTCTgctgaacaagatagtttcataaatgaataaacatgGGACATTTAGAACACCAATCTCAATAAAATGagatttacaggactccatcttttttAAGACTACAAATTATTCTTAGAACTCTTTTTCATTCTAAAAACATCTACACTGTGAGTTGAGTGTacccagaaaatgataccatatcaaatcagtgagtggaactgtgcatagtatgcctgcagtactaTTGTTTTGCTTGTTGTTGACTTTAATATTCTTAAACCATAACACACGGATGCGAGttccagagacaagttatttatatttGTGTCCCACTTTAAATCTTACTGAACCCACAGATCCAAAAGTTTTGTGACACTTATATTTGGGGATCATTTTCTGATTGTGCTTGAATAGATATTTGGTTAGATGGAGGAAATTAATTAAAGTTGACACACACAGTCTTTTCAGGATTTACAATGAGTTTTTATTTTTGGTGAACCACTCCGAATGTCTTTTCATAGAACCTCCTGCTGTTGACTGCAAGGTTTCTGGGCTGGATCCAGCAGGCAATACACTGGTGttatttgcaaataattttttgagaTCTCGTACATTCAACAAAATTGTGAACAAAAATCAGGAGGGGTTGTGGACCTAAGATAGAGCTGTGCAATATGCTGCATTTTGTTGGTAATTTGCTAGAAAGGAAGGAGTTGTCTTGTTTCATTCTTATCCTTGAATTCATACTGAACTGATACCTTCTGCCTACAGTTTTTTTAGGTATGAACACAACCAGCCACATGTTACACCTCTTACTccacatatttgtaatttttcaagcAGACTGCTCTGGTCCAGGTGttgaaggcttttgacaggtctaggaaaatacctgcagctaatttatgttgatcaagggatttcACAACACAGTCTAAGAATTCAGAAATCACTGTCTGTGTGGATTTaggctttctgaaaccatgttgttgtACATTAAGAAgagaatatttatttatgaaacttaaaaacCTATTATAAAAGGGTTTTTCTTAGAAACCTGTTATAAAAAGGTTTTtgtagaatttttgagaaggaacttaactgtgacacAATTTGGTAGTTTGATATTCCATCAGAAGAACCTTTTTTTTTAGAGAtggtgaaacttttgctattttGAGAGTATCTGGAAAGACACCAATTTCTAGAGAGAAAGAGGTCGAAAATTTTTGCCAACAGTTTTActatgtggtgagcacatgcttttaatatgaaatcaggtacttcatcaagggcacttgacattttattgcttaatgatttaattttgtttataatttCATCAGGATTTGTTTGATAAACATACATGGAGGCTTCCAAGATCACCGATTTGCTGGAGAAACTTTTAACTGATCCTTTACAATTTAATTGAATGATGTCttcagtcagtgaagtgaagtattcattgaattttGTCATGGCTAATTTTGGGTCTATAACTTTTGTGCCTTCTGGTGATAATGATACATTCTCATTTTCTGGCACTGAACTACAATTCTCTTTCTTTATAACTCTCCACATGGATCATATTTTGTTAGATAAATTTCTCaccaaactgtcattccacatgtcCCGTCTTTTGTAGGCTTTAGAATAATCTGCAAACTCTTGGGTAACACAAAATTTCTTACAACAgtaccacagaaatctgtttttatcactggaaatttttatgcctttagttacCCAATGCTTATTGTTGTTAGATTTTACAGTTTGTACTTCCTTTGGAAATGCTGCATtaaaatacattgaagagccaaagaaactggtacacctgcctaatatcatgtagggtccccgtgagcatgcagaagtgctgcaccacgatgtggcatagactcgactaatatctgaagtagtgctggagggaactgactccatgaatcctgcagaactgtccatcaGTCCATAAAAGTAGGAGggagtcgagatctcttctgaacagcacattctaggcatcccagatataccaagtccgtcagaatgcacattggacatgaatggatgcaggtgatcagtcaggatgcttacatacgtgtcacctgtcagagttgtatctagatgtatcaggggtcccatatcacacaaaCTCTACacaccccagaccattacagagcctccaccagcttgaacagtcccctgctgacacgaatgCTCCATGGATTCATTACGTTATCTCTATACCTATACATGTCCTTCCACTtgatacagattagattagatttactttcattccaattgatccatagtgaggaggccctccaggatgtagaacatgtcagaaaaacaacaatacatgacaaatatttacaactaaaacaaataagctaaaatactgttccacaggtcccaagtggaatgatcatcatttttaatgaaagagtcattttacaaatactaatgcactgaatttaaaataaaaaagttttatttatttatttataaggtaataaatgtgcaatacaactactataatacttatttacaatgaactcattactgcactgaaatggtacagaagttagattgtacttacacacacacacacacttacaatgaacacattactgcagtgAAATTGTGCCGAAATtatatacacaatacacacaaatcagttggttttactaagaaattcatcaatggagtagaaggagttggccaccaataaatcctttaggcttctcttaaactgaatttcattggttgttaagctttttatggctgctggcaagttattgaaaatgagtgttcctgaataatgcacgccTTTTTGTGCAAgattaagtgactttaaatccttgtggagattattcttatttctagtattgattccatgaattgagctgttggtttgaaaaagtgatatatttttaatgacaaatttcattaaggaataaatataatggAAAGCAGTAGCAATTTGAaatgtgactcatctgaccaggcaacatgtttccagtcatcaacagtccaatgtcagtgttgacgggtccaggtgaagtgtaatgctttgtgttgtgcagtcatcaagggtacacaagtgggcctttggctctgaaagccaatattgatgatgtttcattgactgGCTCATacactgacccttgttgatggcccagcattgaaatctgcagcagtttgtgaaagggttgcacttctgtcatgtcgaATGATTCTTTCATTcgccgctggtcccgttcttgcaggctctttttctggccgcatcgtgttggagatttgatgttctacccaatttgtgatattcatggtacactcgtgaaatcgtcatacaggaaattcccacttcattgctgcctTTGAGACATTGTGCCCCATTGCTTGTGTACTCACTATAACACCATgtagaaactcacttaaatcttataacctgccattgttgcagctgtaactgatctaccaactgcgccagacacttgtcttatatgagCATTCTGACCACAGTGCCATACTCTGCAGGtttacatttctgtatttgaatacgcgtgactataccagtgtctttggtgcTTCGGAGTAGTAAAGAAAGATATTTTGAAAACTCCTGTAAATGCTATCCACATTACTCTGAATTTAGATGATTTCCCAATTTTCCTTAGCTTTTAAGAAATTAAGAATTCTAATGTTATCTTCAGAAAAAGTTCTCTTTTCAACTACTTTTTTATAAATGTTACTAACCTGTTGTCATTTCTATACACAGCAGTTGCACCTCATGATCACTATAACCTATGCTCAGTACTCTTGTTTGTGAATTTGTAACTTGTGTAAGAGATGAATATTTGTCAATGATGGAGTCTGTACATTCTGTGAAACTTGTTGGACAGTGTATTGTGGGGATCATATTGAATGTGTAGGTCACATCGATCAAAGCATCTCTGGTACCACTGTCTTTGAAAAAATCAGTATTACTATAAAGCAATATCTTTGTATTTAATGGACTGATCCTGTTCAGCAGAACCTCTAGTTTACTCACAAAGACTGGAAGatttccactacatctacatctacatctacatccgtactccgcaagccacctgacggtgtgtggcggagggtaccctgagtacctctatcggttctcccttctattccagtctcgtattgtacgtggaaagaaggattgtcggtatgcttctgtgtgggctctaatctctctgattttatcctcatggtctcttcgcgagatatacgtaggagggagcaatatactgcttgactcttcggtgaaggtatgttctcgaaacttcaacaaaagcccataccgagctactgagcgtctctcctgcagagtcttccactggagtttatctatcatctctgtaacgctttcgcaattactaaatgatcctgtaacgaagcgcgctgctctccgttggatcttctctatctcttctatcaaccctacctggtgcggatcccacactgctgagcagtattcaagcattgggcgaacaagcgtactgtaacctacttcctttgttgtcggattgcatttccttaggattcttccaatgaatctcagtctggcatctgctttaccgacgatcaactttatatgatcattccattttaaatcactcctaatgcgtactcccagataatttatggaattaactgcttccagttactaggTGCTCCATATATGTTaataatcatgaaattaaattCTGGGAGCTTAGTAATGGAAATTTTGAAGTCTTTTTTAATTTGGTCAATATAATTTTCACTGATATCACAGAAATTTATATTTGCTCTTTCACAAAGATAGTAGAGCCACCATATTTGGAGAACTCTTGCCTAGAATGACTTACTAATGCTTATCCTGAAATTAAAGTTAATTTTACTTCATCATTTTGTGAAGTTAATCTTTTTTCATCA carries:
- the LOC126298253 gene encoding uncharacterized protein LOC126298253; this encodes MWRVIKKENCSSVPENENVSLSPEGTKVIDPKLAMTKFNEYFTSLTEDIIQLNCKGSVKSFSSKSVILEASMYVYQTNPDEIINKIKSLSNKMSSALDEVPDFILKACAHHIVKLLAKIFDLFLSRNWCLSRYSQNSKSFTISKKKGSSDGISNYQIVSQLSSFSKILQKPFYNRKPKSTQTVISEFLDCVVKSLDQHKLAAGIFLDLSKAFNTWTRAVCLKNYKYVE